From Streptomyces sp. SAI-135:
AACCGCAGCGGCGCTACCACACGCTCGCCCACCTGACGGCGGTCCTCGACCACGTCGACCTGCTCCAGGAGTACGCGGACCGGCCGGACCTGGTGCGTCTCGCGGCCTGGTTCCACGACGCCGTCTACCTCCCGGACCGCTCGGAGAACGAGGAGCGCTCCGCCCGCCTGGCCGAACGCGCCCTTCCCGAGGCCGGGCTCCCCGCCGACGGGACGGCCGAGGTGGCCCGTCTCGTCCGCCTCACCACCACCCACGCCCCCGCCGACGACGACCGCGACGGCCAGGTCCTGTGCGACGCCGACCTCGCGATCCTCGCCGCCCCGCCCTCCGCGTACGCCGCCTACACGGCCGCCGTCCGCGAGGAGTACGGCTTCGTGCCGTCCGACGCCTTCCGCGAGGGCAGGTCCGCCGTCCTGCGCCAACTGCTGGATCTGCCTCGCCTGTTCAGGACGCCGTACGGGGCACGGGAATGGGAGGCCACAGCCCGTTACAACCTCACCTCGGAGCTGGAAATGCTGTCGCTCTGAGGCGCCCCGCGCCTTAGCCTGCCCGCATGGAAGACATGGGCGCGGAACGGGTGACGGAGGCCGTCGCGGACGCGGTGGCGGTCCTGCGGAAGGCGGTGGACCGCGACTGGGCCGGGGTGCCGGCCGGCCGGCTGGAGTGGAGCTGCCTCCAGACGGCCGAGCACATCGCGGGCGATCTGATCGCGTACGCGGGGCAGTTGGCGGGCCGGGCCCAGGAGGCGTACGTCCCCTTCGAGATCTCCCTGGACGACGGCACCGGCGCCGAGGGCGCACTCCACGTGATCGAGACGACCGGTGTCCTGTTCGCCGCGACCCTGCGCACCACCCCGCGCGAGGTCCGCGCCTTCCACCCGTACCCCTTCCGCAGCGCCAACCGCACGGGCTTCGCCGCGATGGGCGTCGCCGAGGTGCTGCTGCACGCCCACGACATCGCCGAGGGCCTGGGCCTGGCGTACGGACCCCCCGCCCATCTCCCCGAGTACGTGCTGACCCGGATCTTCCCCGAGGTCCAGCCGGGCCCCGACCCCTGGCGCACCCTGCTGTGGGCCACCGGACGCGGCGAGCTCCCCGGTCGTGCCCCGCGCACCGGGTGGCGCTGGAGCAACAACCTCGTCCTGTCCACCGACCGCCTGACCCTCCAGGGCGTCACCCCCGCCTCCGCCGCCGAACTGGCCGCGGGCGGCGACGGCGACTTCGACTGGGTCGAGGACGGCCCCTTCGAGGGCACCCGCGAGGCCGCCGGCATGACCCTCAAGGCGTACGAGGCGGGCGTCCACCGCCCGGAGTTCGGCCTCTTCGTCCTCGTACGACGGGAGGACGGCCGTGCGATCGGCGGCATGGGCTTCCACGGCGCCCCGGACGAGGACGGCCGCGCGGAGGTCGGCTACGACCTCGCCGAGAGCGCCCGCGGCCGGGGCTACGCCACGGAGGCCCTGCGCGCCCTGTCCGACTGGGCCCTGGCCCGCGACGACGTACGCAGCCTCTGCGCCACCATCGAACCCGACAACGCCGCCTCCCAGCGCGTGATCGCCCGAGCCGGATACACCCGCGCGACCACGGAGGAGGAGCAGGCGTACGGCGAACTGGAGACGGGACTGCGGCTGTACGTCCTCGCGGGCGGGGCCGACGACTGACGTGAGCCACCGCAACTCCGGCCGTAGAAGCCCCTGGTGGAACTAGAGTTGTCCCCCAGCACAGCTGACGAAGACACGGCACGGCCGAGGGGGACGGTAACCGCATGGGCGAGCAGGCACTGGACCGGGTCGGAGAAAACGGGCAGAGCGGGGCGGTGGACGGGCAGACCCTGAACTTCTGGGTCACCGCGACCGAGGAGGACATCGCGCTCGCCGCCCAGAGCAACGACAGCATGGGCAGTCTGTTCAGCCGCGACGGCGACGCGGTGTTGCGCGCGGTCCCCCTCGGTCCGCTGCGCAAGAGCCTCGCCGAGGCAGTCGACGCCCTGCAGCAGGTCTTCCAGGACGTCGCCGACCGCGGCGGCCCCCTCCCGCTCGCCGAGGCGCAGCTCTCTTTCCAGGTCACCGCGAGTGGAGGAGTCCAGTTCATCGGGTCCGGACAGATGCAGGGCTCGCGGAGCCTGACGCTCACCTTCAAGCGGCCCGCCTGAACGGGCACCGCCCATGCCACAGCACAAGGCGCTGCTCATAGGGGCGAGCGACTACTCCGACATTCCGGGTTTCAGCGACCTCGACTTCGTTCGCGACGACCTTCATCGGCTGCGTGAAGTCCTGACGGGCCGCGGCTTCCAGGCAGAGGTCCTGGAGCACCGGCGCGGCATCACGCAGAACACCGTGCGGGGCGCCGTGCACCGGTTCCTCGGCGAAGCGCGTTCCGGAGACACGCTGCTCATCGTGCTGAGCGGGCACGGAATCCACATCGAGGGCAAGGACTACCTGGTCCCGGAGGACGCTCCCAACGCCGAGCCGTTCACCGACGGATGTGTGGAGATCGGCTGGCTCAGGGAAGTGGAGAAGTCCGCCGCGGAACGTGTCGTCTTCCTGATCGACGCCTGCCGGGAGGGCAGGGCGCCGGACACCAAGTCGATACCGGGCACCCGCCCCTGGCGGGCTCCCGAGATCGTCAGCACCCTGCGCCGCAAGGTCGCTTACGTCCACGCCTGCGCGAAACCGCAGGTCGCGCTGTTCGTGAGGGACACGGACGTCGTCCGGCCAGGTTTCGAGGTGGGGACCCAGCAAGGCGAGTCGTTCAGTCTCTTCTCCCGTGCCGTCGCGGACGTGGTCGCCGCCGATCCGCACGCACTCGGCCTGCGGGAGTTCTTCAGGCAGGTACAGGAGCGGGTCGACAGCTACCACCAGGCGTACGGCAAGGCCGGGCGGCCGCAACAGGTGAAGGTGACCTGCGAGTCGGCCGCCGGGGACCGGGACTTCCTCCTGCTGCCGGGCACCGAGCGGCGCACGGAGGCGCATCCCTGGGTCCGGAACGTCGACGACTACCCGTGGCACCGCAGCCCCGAGGGTCCGGCCCGGGAGGCCGTCAAGGACGTCTGCCGGGTACTGGCGGAGCGGCTGGCGGCGACGTACGACCGAGCGGCCGGGGCACTGGGCGACGATCCGTGGCATGACCCCGCCCTGGCCGAACGCGCTCACAAACGGTTGGGATTCCTGGTCGGTCAGCTGGCCAAGGAGGTGTCACTGTCGCCCACCGAGGCAGCGCTCGTCTTCCTGTTCCCGCTCGTCACCCAGACGTTCTGGGCTCAGGAGGCCGCCCAGCGCGTGGGGGTCCTCACCCCGGACGCATCGGCGGACGGCCCCGACCACCACAGCTTCGACAAGTTCGCCCAGGGGTTCCCCCGTCTGAAACGCCGACTGCGCGCCCTGGAACACCACAAGACCGGCGACGACTCGGTGCGGCGCATCAGGTGGTGGCTCTTCCACCGCTGGCTCATCAAGCAGCCCGAGCTGTACACGGCCGAACGGCTCAAGTCCCTTCTCGGTGACCCTCCCAGCGACCACGACCATCCGGTCTGGGTGGCCGACGCCGTCTCCGGGGGCCGACTGGCACACCTCCTGCGGGAACACCGCACCGCGCCGTTCACCATGCGCCGGTCCGCAGCGGCGCAGCTCGACGGAGTCCAGGTCCCGGACGACGAACACGACGTCATCGCGGCCAGTTCCGGTGACGAGCACGAGGTGCGCAGCGCCCTGGTGGCCGCCCTGGTCAAGGCGGCCTACGCGATGGCCGTCGACCCGGTCGACCTGCCCGAGATCGTCGTGGAGCACATGGGCGTCCACGACAGCGTCGACCCCACCGCCCTGCTCAACACCGTGCAGTGCTCGGACTGGCGGGTCTCGGGGCTTGGCCGCTCACTGAACGCGGTGTGCACCCATCCCGCAGTCCAGGTGGCCCTGCGCGAGCACGCGGGCCGCGTCGACGTCCTGCTGCGGGACATCAATCGCGGCGGTATCCCCGCCCTGGCCCCGCTGCGCACCCTCCCGCCCTACGCCGACGGCAGCCGAGTGCGTCTCGACGGCAACACCCCGGACCAGCTCTCGGACGGCATCCGTTTCCAGTTGGCCGAGGACCGTGTGCAGGAACTGCTCATGGGCGAGGAGCTGTACGGCGAGAGCGAACTGGCCGTTCGCGAGCTGTACCAGAACGCGCTGGACGCGCTCCGCTACCGCGACTGCCGCACGCAGTACCTGCGGCACACGGGCCGGACCGTCGCCGCCTGGGAGGGCCGGATCGAGTTCGTCCAGGGCGTCCGCTCGGACGGCCGTGCCTATCTCGAATGCCGCGACAACGGCATCGGTATGGGCATCACCGAACTCAGCACCGTCTTCTCGCAGGGCGGCGCACGCTTCGTCGACCTTCCGGAATACGTCGAGGAGCAGGCGGCCTGGGCACAGCTGCCCGACCCGAAGCCGGAACTCCACCCGAACTCACGGTTCGGTATCGGCGTACTCAGCTATTTCATGCTCGCCGACGAGATCGTCGTGCAGACGTGCCGGATGGGTCGCGACGGGCGGCCCGGCAGGCTGCTCCAGGTGACCATCGCCGGGCCGGGAAACTTCTTCCGGGTGGAGGATCTCGGCCCCGGGGACGATTCCGGGACCAGGGTGCGGCTGCTGCTCAGCAAGGAGCGTCGGTCCGTGTCGTGCGTGAACGCCTTGGAGGAGGTCCTGTGGGTCGCCCCCTATCGCACCTCGGCGACGCATGGCGCGCGGTCACGCGAGTGGCTGCCGGGAGAGCTGTCCCCGAGCATCCTGGAGCTGTACTCGGGTGCGGTGCACACTCACAAGGGCCACGCGCTGTGCGTCCCGTCGAACGACACCGGCATCTGGTGGATCGGGGGCGACGGCGTCCTTCTGGCGGACGGTTTGATGGCGGAACCCGCCTACAGCGACAGGGTGTACGGCGCTGTCGTCAACCTGGAGGGCGAGCGCACGCCCGAACTCACCGTGGACCGCAAGAACGTACGCGCGTACGACAAGGACCACGTGATGGAGCGCATGGCTGCCGCCATCCCCAGTCTGACGACGCACGGGACCGAACTGCTGGGGCCGACCTGGCTGGAGGACGTGAGCCAGTGGTCGGTGGCCTTCGCCGACCAGGTGGCCGAGCACGCACGGGAAGCCGGTCTTCAGTGGCAGCTCCAGGACGACGTCTCCGTGCCTTTCGCCGACGTCGGCTTCTTCCCGCCGGACATCGATCTCCTGCCTCTCGTGACGGGCCGCTACCGCCATCCCGACCCGTCGGGACTCTCCTCGTACTTCTTCGCCCTGCCCCCGTCCGTTCTGCGGTGGCGCCTGAGAACGTTGTACGCGGCAGGGCTCGGGGGCCAGGTCGCCCTGCCGGCCGACGATCACCCCGGAGCCCAGTGGGCCCGCCCCTCCGATCTCCTGCTGCTGACCGGCGCCGACAAGTTCTTCCGTTGGCGCATGCACCGTGAGGACTGGCTGAGGGGGCCTCTGGGGAGTTCCGCGTTCGCCCACCGCAGACCGTCCCAGCAACTGGCGAGCACCGGAGCGATCAGCCTGGGCACGCTGACCCGCTGGCGTGATCCCGCTGTCCCACTCAGCGCGGCGGACAGCTTCGAACTGAGCGAGAGGACCGGGCGCTCGCCGGCGGAGGTCGCCGAGCGGATGACCATGCTCGGCTACCGTGTGGAACCGCTGCTGGGGTGCGGTGCCGCGGAACACTCCGATCTGCCCCTGCTACGACCGCTGGGCGATCCGAAGGGGTGGCTGGCCCCGGGCGCGACTCTCTCGCCGGCTCAGATCTGCGTCAGCGCGGCGAGGGCCGTGCGCACCACCCTGTGGGCCGCACAGCGGCTCGGCGAACTGGGCTTCCGCGTTCCGACGGTTTTCCCCGTCCGGGAGCAGTGGAGTGAGGAGGAGTGCAAGGTCATCGAGCAGTTGTGGTCGTGGTACGACACTCCGCCCTCGCCCGAGGAAGCCGCACACCTCTCGCTGGCGCAACTGGCGGCGGTGGCGTACACGACGGACCTGCCCCTGCGCTTCGTCACCGAGTTCCTCGGCGGAATCGGTTTCGCCCTGCCGCCGGACGCGACCGGACTGCCGGAACTGACCGATGACGACCGGGCGCTCCTGGCCCAGGAACCCCTCGTGGACCGGGAGGTGCCGCTGCGCTACGTCGCGGCGGCCGCTCGCCGCCTCGGCCAACCCGCGCGCGTCCTCGCGGACCGGCTCCGCGAGCTCGGGTACAACGTGCCGGAAGTGCCCGAGGACGACCTCCTGCCCTCCCGTGAGGACATCAAGTTCCTCGGCACGGGCGCCAATCTGGCGGACCCGGGGCGGCCTGTGTCCCTGCTGGGCGTCGCGGGGGCCGCGCGCAGGGCCGACATCGCCTTGGCCGACGCGGTCACTCGGCTCACGGCCCTCGGCTACTGCTTCGCCTTCGAGCCCGAGGTCCTGTCACCCCTCCGCGAGCAGGATGCTCAAGCCCTCTACTTCGGCCTGCAGGAAGCCCCCGAGGAGTTCGGTCCCGTGTCCGCGGACGTCGTCCGCGCAGCGGCTCAGCACACGGGCCGACGCCACGCCGAGGTCGCGGACTCCCTGACGGCCATGGGCTACGAAGTGACGCCACCCACGCCGGAGTGGAACCGGGAACGGCAACTGGAGGAGGTCCTGGTCTCCGCCCTCCGCAACCCGGTCGGCCGTCCTCTCATCCCGTACGACGGGTCGGTCTCCCTCGTCACTCTGGCGGTGACCGCCATGCGGGCCGGCACCTCCCTGCGTGAGGCCGCCGAGACGGCCACGGCGCTCGGTGTCCGCCACGAGGCCGAAACCTGGTTCACCCCCGCCCCGGAGGAATCTCCCGCCCCTTCGGCCGCCGCAACCCCGCCCCCGTCAGCAACCGCACCACCTCCCGGCTGCTGACCTCCACCGCGCCCGCCGCGACCACGTCCGCGTAGCGGTGCGCGGGGATGTCGTAGTGGTCGCGCTCGAAGGCCCGGGAGGGCACTCCCAACTCCTCGGCGAACGCGTGCAGTTCATCGAAGGAGACGTCGCTGATCAGATGGGACCACAGGCGGCCGTGGCCCGGCCAGGTGGGTGGGTCGATGTAGACGGTCACGAGGAGGAGGCCCCGCCCGCCGCCGTCCCGAGGGAGCCGACCGCCGCGACCCTCACGCCCGCCTTGTGGCACACCCAGTGCGGGTCGGGGCCCAGCTCCGGCTCCACCTCCAGGGCGTGCGGGTCGCCGGAACCGCACACCGGGCACAGGGGCCAGCGGCCGTAGGTCTCCAGCAGCGCGTCCTGGACGTCCTGGGCGACCAGGCCCGCGACGAACTCCGCGCCCTGCGGCCACTGCTCCACCCACCAGCGCCGCTGCACGACGGAGTCCTCGACCATCGACACCACGTCGGCGGCGGCGACCTCGCCCGCGGCCAGGTCGGCGAGCACGCGGGCGCGTGCCGCGTGCAGGGACTGCTCAAGTGGACCGATGGACTCCATGGAGCCATTGTGCGGGCTCTTGACCACGAGTCCGAGCCGAAAATATCTTTCAGGTGTGCCCCAGGAAGTGAAGGAAATTTTCGGCAGCGCCCTCGCCGCGAAGGTGCGCACGCTGGGTCCCTCCATGACCCGCTCGATGCACCGCGTCGCCGAGGCCGTCGCGAACGACCCGGCGGGGTGCGCGGCGCTCACCGTCACGGGCCTCGCCGAACTGACCGGGACGAGCGAGGCGACGGTCGTGCGGACGGCCCGGCTGCTCGGCTACCCCGGCTACCGCGACCTGCGGCTCGCCCTCGCCGGGCTGGCCGCGCAGCAGCAGTCCGGGCGGGCCCCGGCGATCACCACGGACATCGCGGTGGACGATCCGCTCGCGGACGTGGTCGCCAAGCTCGCCTACGACGAGCAGCAGACCCTCGCGGACACGGCGGCCGGGCTGGACACCGCCCAGTTGGGGGCGGCGGTCGCCGCGACGGCCTCGGCACGGCGGATCGACGTGTACGGGGTGGGAGCCTCCGGTCTCGTCGCGCAGGACCTCACGCAGAAGCTGCTGCGGATAGGGCTGATAGCGCAGGCGCACAGTGATCCGCACCTGGCCGTGACGAACGCGGTGCAACTGCGGTCGGGGGACGTGGCGATCGCGATCACCCACTCGGGGGCGACCGGTGACGTCATCGAGCCGTTGCGGGTCGCGTTCGAGCACGGGGCCACCACGGTGGCCATCACCGGGCGGCCGGACGGCGCGGTGGCCCAGTACGCCGACCATGTGCTGACGACGTCCACCGCCCGGGAGAGCGAGCTGCGGCCCGCGGCGATGTCGTCACGGACCAGTCAGCTCCTCGTGGTGGACTGTCTGTTCGTGGGGGTGGCGCAACGCACGTACGAGACGGCGGCGCCCGCGCTGGCCGCGTCCTACGAGGCGCTGGCGCATCGGCACCGCCGGTAGACGAGTTACCCGGTAGACGTCGGTCCCGAAGAGACGTCGGTCACGAAGAAAGAGCCGCTCCCTCATGACCTCGACCTCCAACCCCCGTGAACTGCAAGCTCAGTTGGAGACGCTCACCACCGAGGCCTTCCGGCCCGAGCTCGCCGACATCGATCAGTTGCCGACTCTCGACATCGCCCGGCTGATGAACGGCGAGGACACCTCCGTGCCCGCCGCGGTGTCCCGGCGGTTGCCGCAGATCGCCGCCGCCATCGACGCGATCGCCGAGCGCATGTCCCGGGGCGGCCGGCTGATCTACGCCGGTGCCGGCACCGCCGGACGCCTCGGCGTCCTGGACGCATCCGAGTGCCCGCCGACCTTCAACACGGACCCGGCGCAGGTCGTGGGCCTGATCGCCGGTGGCCCCGAAGCGCTGGTCACGTCAGTCGAGGGCGCGGAGGACTCCGCCGAACTGGCGCGGGCCGACCTGGACGGCCTCGCGGTGACGCCCGCGGACTCGGTGGTCGGGGTGTCCGCGTCCGGCCGTACCCCGTACGCCGTGGGCGCGGTCGAACACGCCCGCGCGCTCGGGGCGTTGACGGTCGGCCTGTCCTGCAACGCGGACAGCGCGCTGGCGGCCGCGGCCGACCACGGCATCGAGGTGGTCGTCGGCCCCGAACTGCTCACCGGCTCCACCCGCCTCAAGGCGGGCACCGCGCAGAAGCTCGTCCTCAACATGCTGTCGACGATCACGATGATCCGTCTCGGCAAGACCTACGGAAACCTGATGGTCGACGTCCGCGCCTCCAACGAGAAGCTGCGGGCCCGCTCCCGCCGTATCGTCGCCCTCGCCACCGGCGCCGATGAGCGGGAGGTCGAGGAGGCCCTGGCCGCCACGGACGGCGAGGTGAAGAACGCGATCCTGACGATCCTGGCCGACGTCGACGGGCCCACGGCGGCCCGGCTGCTGGCGGAGTCGGGGGGCCATCTGCGGGCCGCGCTCAGCGGCGGACCAGCACCGCGTGAGTGACGTTCGGTGAGCCGACCAGCTCGGACACCCGGTAGCCGTCGATGCCCCCGCCCAGGTCGTCGAGCAGCCGCTCGCCGCGCCCGATGAGCATCGGCGCGATCACCAGGTGGAGCTCGTCGATCAGCCCGGCACGCAGGTACTGCCGGATGGTCGCCGCGCCGCCGCCGATCCGGACGTCCTTGCCGTCCGCGGCGTCGAAGGCGCGCCGGAGGACCGTCTCCGGCGGCTCGTCGGTGAAGTGGAAGGTGGTTCCACCGGCCATCTCCAGTGACGGCCGCAGGTGGTGGGTGTGCACGAAGACGTCGTGGTGGTACGGCGGGTTCTCGCCCCACCAGCCCTGCCAGGACTCGTCCTCCCACGGCCCCCGCTGCGGGCCGAACATGTTCCGTCCCATGATCGTGGCGCCGATGTTCCGGTCGCCGCGGACGAAGTACTCGACGTCGGTCCCGCCCTTTCCGGCGGCCAGGTCCTCCGTCGCGGCGACGAACCACCGGTGCAGTTCGTCGCCCCAGCCGACGCCGTCGCCGAACGGGGCGTCCAGCCGCTGGTTCGGCCCCGCCATGAAGCCGTCGAGGGAGATCGTCACGTTGTGCACCCGGACCTTGGGCATGGCCTGCACCTCTCGTGTGGTGGCGTGCTCTCACCCCTGCGTCGATCCGAGCGTGCCTGGATCGACATCCGCGCGCACCTTTTTCCAGACGAGGGTCTGACGCCAGAAGAGCCGCCGCCTCAGCCGGACGCCGGGGAGGACGCGGCGGGCCTCGCGGACGAACTCGGTGTAGGGGACGTCGGCGGGGCGGGTGGGGGCGGTCATCGCGACGGGGCGTGGTGCCTTCCGCCCTCGGTTCTTGATCCAGCCGGTGATCAGGTTGAGCGGGACGGACACCAGGCCCAGGAGGGTCTGGACGCGGGTGTCCTCCCGGGTCAGGCCGACGATCACCAGGGTGCCGCCGGGGGCCAGCCGCTGCCTGAACCGGACGAGGGTCTCGGTCAGGGGCAGGTGGTGGAGTACGGCGACACAGGTGATGACGTCGAAGCGGCCGCCCTCGTCGTACGACAGGGCGTCCGCGACGGAGAAGACGACGGGGAGCCCGGGGTCGGTGGACGCCCGTGCCTCGCCGATGATCCGTTCGTCGCTGTCGATGCCCTGCACCTCCCTCGCCCGCGTGGCCAGCAACCGTGCCAGGTCGCCGGAACCGCAGCCGACGTCCAGGGCGCGATCAAAACGGACGGGCAACTGGCGCAGGATCCACCGGTGGAAGTGGGCGTTGTGGCTCCACGGATGGGCGTCGTTGAAGCGGGCGAGGGCGTCCAGGAGAGGCATGGGTTCATTTCAACAGGGCATCCACCCCTCCCTGTTGGCCTTCCGCACCCTCGCCCGCAGCACCTCGGCCTGCGGAGCGGGCCCGGTGGACTCCGGCGGGCAGTCCCACTCCCGCCCGCCGTCCAGGGGCCGCAGCTGCACTCTCCCGCCCAGGCGTCCCCTCACCTCCCCCACCGCCCGCGACCACTGGACCGAGTAGGGCCCAGGACGACGGACCTCGGCGGCCCCCTGCCCAGCGCGGGGATGGAGGACAAGGTCCGCCGCGACGCCCAGGAGGCGGCGAGCGATCACGCCTGACCCAAGATGATCGTCCCGGCGAGTTGAACAACCCCTCCCCCAAGAGGTCAGGATCTGACCTATATGCCTCTTAGCGTGTGACCTGTCCACGGAAGAGCAGCAGTCCACGGAGGGCCACACCATGACCACCGCCACGAAGACCACCCTGCCCACCGGCGAGCGCGCCGACCTGCTGGAGGCGCTCGCCAAGCAGCGGCACTTCCTGCGCTTCACCACCCGTGACCTCACCGACGAGCAGGTCGGGCAGCGGACCACGGTCAGCGAGCTGTGTCTCGGCGGCCTGATCAAGCACGTCACGTCGGTGGAACGGAACTGGGTGCGCTTCATCCAGGAGGGCCCGTCGTCGATGGGCGACTTCACCGCCATGACCGAGGAGGACTGGGCCAGGCGGGCCGA
This genomic window contains:
- a CDS encoding DinB family protein → MTTATKTTLPTGERADLLEALAKQRHFLRFTTRDLTDEQVGQRTTVSELCLGGLIKHVTSVERNWVRFIQEGPSSMGDFTAMTEEDWARRADEFKMLPGETLAGVLAAYAETAERTDELVATLPDLDAAHPLPKAPWFEAGAQWSARRVLLHIVAETAQHAGHADIVREALDGAKSMG
- the murQ gene encoding N-acetylmuramic acid 6-phosphate etherase yields the protein MTSTSNPRELQAQLETLTTEAFRPELADIDQLPTLDIARLMNGEDTSVPAAVSRRLPQIAAAIDAIAERMSRGGRLIYAGAGTAGRLGVLDASECPPTFNTDPAQVVGLIAGGPEALVTSVEGAEDSAELARADLDGLAVTPADSVVGVSASGRTPYAVGAVEHARALGALTVGLSCNADSALAAAADHGIEVVVGPELLTGSTRLKAGTAQKLVLNMLSTITMIRLGKTYGNLMVDVRASNEKLRARSRRIVALATGADEREVEEALAATDGEVKNAILTILADVDGPTAARLLAESGGHLRAALSGGPAPRE
- a CDS encoding MurR/RpiR family transcriptional regulator codes for the protein MTRSMHRVAEAVANDPAGCAALTVTGLAELTGTSEATVVRTARLLGYPGYRDLRLALAGLAAQQQSGRAPAITTDIAVDDPLADVVAKLAYDEQQTLADTAAGLDTAQLGAAVAATASARRIDVYGVGASGLVAQDLTQKLLRIGLIAQAHSDPHLAVTNAVQLRSGDVAIAITHSGATGDVIEPLRVAFEHGATTVAITGRPDGAVAQYADHVLTTSTARESELRPAAMSSRTSQLLVVDCLFVGVAQRTYETAAPALAASYEALAHRHRR
- a CDS encoding class I SAM-dependent methyltransferase, translating into MPLLDALARFNDAHPWSHNAHFHRWILRQLPVRFDRALDVGCGSGDLARLLATRAREVQGIDSDERIIGEARASTDPGLPVVFSVADALSYDEGGRFDVITCVAVLHHLPLTETLVRFRQRLAPGGTLVIVGLTREDTRVQTLLGLVSVPLNLITGWIKNRGRKAPRPVAMTAPTRPADVPYTEFVREARRVLPGVRLRRRLFWRQTLVWKKVRADVDPGTLGSTQG
- a CDS encoding caspase family protein, encoding MPQHKALLIGASDYSDIPGFSDLDFVRDDLHRLREVLTGRGFQAEVLEHRRGITQNTVRGAVHRFLGEARSGDTLLIVLSGHGIHIEGKDYLVPEDAPNAEPFTDGCVEIGWLREVEKSAAERVVFLIDACREGRAPDTKSIPGTRPWRAPEIVSTLRRKVAYVHACAKPQVALFVRDTDVVRPGFEVGTQQGESFSLFSRAVADVVAADPHALGLREFFRQVQERVDSYHQAYGKAGRPQQVKVTCESAAGDRDFLLLPGTERRTEAHPWVRNVDDYPWHRSPEGPAREAVKDVCRVLAERLAATYDRAAGALGDDPWHDPALAERAHKRLGFLVGQLAKEVSLSPTEAALVFLFPLVTQTFWAQEAAQRVGVLTPDASADGPDHHSFDKFAQGFPRLKRRLRALEHHKTGDDSVRRIRWWLFHRWLIKQPELYTAERLKSLLGDPPSDHDHPVWVADAVSGGRLAHLLREHRTAPFTMRRSAAAQLDGVQVPDDEHDVIAASSGDEHEVRSALVAALVKAAYAMAVDPVDLPEIVVEHMGVHDSVDPTALLNTVQCSDWRVSGLGRSLNAVCTHPAVQVALREHAGRVDVLLRDINRGGIPALAPLRTLPPYADGSRVRLDGNTPDQLSDGIRFQLAEDRVQELLMGEELYGESELAVRELYQNALDALRYRDCRTQYLRHTGRTVAAWEGRIEFVQGVRSDGRAYLECRDNGIGMGITELSTVFSQGGARFVDLPEYVEEQAAWAQLPDPKPELHPNSRFGIGVLSYFMLADEIVVQTCRMGRDGRPGRLLQVTIAGPGNFFRVEDLGPGDDSGTRVRLLLSKERRSVSCVNALEEVLWVAPYRTSATHGARSREWLPGELSPSILELYSGAVHTHKGHALCVPSNDTGIWWIGGDGVLLADGLMAEPAYSDRVYGAVVNLEGERTPELTVDRKNVRAYDKDHVMERMAAAIPSLTTHGTELLGPTWLEDVSQWSVAFADQVAEHAREAGLQWQLQDDVSVPFADVGFFPPDIDLLPLVTGRYRHPDPSGLSSYFFALPPSVLRWRLRTLYAAGLGGQVALPADDHPGAQWARPSDLLLLTGADKFFRWRMHREDWLRGPLGSSAFAHRRPSQQLASTGAISLGTLTRWRDPAVPLSAADSFELSERTGRSPAEVAERMTMLGYRVEPLLGCGAAEHSDLPLLRPLGDPKGWLAPGATLSPAQICVSAARAVRTTLWAAQRLGELGFRVPTVFPVREQWSEEECKVIEQLWSWYDTPPSPEEAAHLSLAQLAAVAYTTDLPLRFVTEFLGGIGFALPPDATGLPELTDDDRALLAQEPLVDREVPLRYVAAAARRLGQPARVLADRLRELGYNVPEVPEDDLLPSREDIKFLGTGANLADPGRPVSLLGVAGAARRADIALADAVTRLTALGYCFAFEPEVLSPLREQDAQALYFGLQEAPEEFGPVSADVVRAAAQHTGRRHAEVADSLTAMGYEVTPPTPEWNRERQLEEVLVSALRNPVGRPLIPYDGSVSLVTLAVTAMRAGTSLREAAETATALGVRHEAETWFTPAPEESPAPSAAATPPPSATAPPPGC
- a CDS encoding GNAT family N-acetyltransferase translates to MEDMGAERVTEAVADAVAVLRKAVDRDWAGVPAGRLEWSCLQTAEHIAGDLIAYAGQLAGRAQEAYVPFEISLDDGTGAEGALHVIETTGVLFAATLRTTPREVRAFHPYPFRSANRTGFAAMGVAEVLLHAHDIAEGLGLAYGPPAHLPEYVLTRIFPEVQPGPDPWRTLLWATGRGELPGRAPRTGWRWSNNLVLSTDRLTLQGVTPASAAELAAGGDGDFDWVEDGPFEGTREAAGMTLKAYEAGVHRPEFGLFVLVRREDGRAIGGMGFHGAPDEDGRAEVGYDLAESARGRGYATEALRALSDWALARDDVRSLCATIEPDNAASQRVIARAGYTRATTEEEQAYGELETGLRLYVLAGGADD
- a CDS encoding dihydrofolate reductase family protein, with the translated sequence MPKVRVHNVTISLDGFMAGPNQRLDAPFGDGVGWGDELHRWFVAATEDLAAGKGGTDVEYFVRGDRNIGATIMGRNMFGPQRGPWEDESWQGWWGENPPYHHDVFVHTHHLRPSLEMAGGTTFHFTDEPPETVLRRAFDAADGKDVRIGGGAATIRQYLRAGLIDELHLVIAPMLIGRGERLLDDLGGGIDGYRVSELVGSPNVTHAVLVRR
- a CDS encoding DUF4031 domain-containing protein, encoding MTVYIDPPTWPGHGRLWSHLISDVSFDELHAFAEELGVPSRAFERDHYDIPAHRYADVVAAGAVEVSSREVVRLLTGAGLRRPKGREIPPGRG